One region of Oncorhynchus mykiss isolate Arlee chromosome 8, USDA_OmykA_1.1, whole genome shotgun sequence genomic DNA includes:
- the hfm1 gene encoding probable ATP-dependent DNA helicase HFM1 isoform X3, producing the protein MLDSEDCTLSLDNLFFERPVVHKVKPLCQEQSSWQLEPPLSLSQIPATQDIQKEAEGLSSFSFSQKSNKFLPPLKRAADGDGFTPKNNKLNQNTSDGRKEPEAQGGCVLWSREDFMNKSQDTTKVRGRTKTPHESGHALEQKHFPLEFSQSPPLRRSLFKPPSGQVLNSSANSIRGLNQARPRVQQTFDQVSMATEPRLAKQSAAGSGPLTDLGPPTARGPPQKTQDKGTKRAHVLPMTPQPLHIQSTSGPGILRPISEIPAKFRSVFKEFPYFNYVQSKALDDVLYTGKNFVACAPTGSGKTVLFELAIIRLLMETTEPWRNVKAVYMAPIKALCSQRFEDWKNKFGPLGLSCKELTGDTEIDDFFEIQDANIIMTTPEKWDSMTRKWRDNCLLQLVRLFLIDEVHVVKDPMRGATLEVVVSRMKAVHAYRAAENPQEDVSMRFVAVSATIPNTKDIADWLCDDRDPATCLEMDESHRPVKLRKVVLGFPCNSNQTEFKFDLSLNYKMANIIQTYSDQKPTLVFCSTRKGVQQSATVLAKDARFIMSIEHKQRLVNYANSLLDSKLRDLVSFGVGFHHAGVDVSDRKRIEEAFNMGDLPVLFTTSTLAMGVNLPAHLVVIKSTTHYIGGACEEYSEADMLQMIGRAGRPQFDTSATAVIMTKTQTKDKYMQFMNGAEIIESSLHTHLVEHLNAEIVLHTISDVNMALDWIRSSFLYIRALKNPRHYGFSTDLDRCGIEAKLQELCLKNLNSLASIGLISMDEDVNIKATEAGRLMARYCVAFDTMKQFSKVTGTETLPELIELMVKGREFTDVQLRVNEKRTLNTLNKDKNRITIRYPMEGKIKNKEMKVNCLIQAQFGSIPIQEFGLAQDTGRIFRNGVRISRCLAEFLNQRSKTGFSALLNSLILAKCFRAKLWEDSPYVSKQLEKIGLSLSTAMVNAGLTTFNKIEQTNARELELIVNRHPPFGNQIRDAVMNLPKYEVSLEQLPRYNIATAEIVVTVNVKNHEQLLSKRTTHDHHYVTMIIGDCDNNVVFLQKLTDLMLLKSGNWSKKIEVAKAFKGEEISVNLISSEYVGLDIQQKFSAFYSGPKSSRQKTM; encoded by the exons ATGTTGGACTCAGAAGACTGCACTTTGTCCCTGGATAACCTCTTCTTTGAGAGGCCAGTTGTCCACAAAGT aAAGCCACTTTGTCAAGAGCAGAGTTCTTGGCAGTTGGaaccccctctgtccctctcccagaTCCCAGCCACTCAGGACATCCAGAAAGAGGCAGAGGGTCTTTCATCATTCA GTTTCTCTCAGAAGTCCAACAAATTCCTTCCCCCTTTGAAAAGAGCAGCTGACGGTGATGGTTTCACTCCCAAGAATAACAAATTAAATCAGAATACCAGTGATGGAAGAAAAGAACCTGAGGCACAGGGCGGGTGTGTCCTTTGGTCTCGGGAAGACTTCATGAATAAATCCCAGGATACCACAAAGGTTAGAGGTCGAACTAAAACCCCACATGAGTCTGGTCATGCACTGGAGCAGAAACATTTCCCTCTGGAGTTCAGCCAAAGCCCACCTCTACGGAGAAG TTTGTTCAAACCTCCCAGTGGTCAGGTGTTGAACAGCAGTGCAAACTCAATCAGAGGCCTCAACCAGGCACGACCCAGAGTGCAGCAAACCTTCGACCAGGTTTCTATGGCGACAGAGCCTCGGCTGGCAAAGCAGTCGGCAGCAGGCTCCGGCCCCCTCACCGATCTGGGACCGCCTACAGCCCGGGGACCACCACAGAAGACACAGGACAAGGGCACCAAGAGGGCTCATGTTCTCCCCATGACACCCCAACCCCTTCACATACAAA GTACTTCTGGGCCTGGGATACTCCGACCAATCTCTGAAATCC CTGCTAAATTTAGATCGGTCTTCAAAGAGTTCCCTTACTTCAACTACGTTCAATCAAAAGCCCTAGATGAC GTTCTATACACGGGTAAGAACTTTGTGGCTTGTGCTCCTACGGGCTCTGGTAAGACTGTGCTTTTCGAGTTGGCCATCATCCGCCTACTGATGGAGACCACAGAGCCCTGGAGAAACGTCAAAGCTGTGTACA TGGCCCCCATCAAAGCTCTATGCAGCCAGCGCTTTGAGGACTGGAAGAACAAATTTGGGCCTCTGGGCCTGAGCTGCAAGGAGCTGACTGGAGACACAGAGATCGACGACTTCTTTGAGATTCAAGACGCCAATATCATCATGACCACACCT GAAAAATGGGACAGCATGACGAGGAAGTGGAGGGATAACTGCCTGCTGCAGTTGGTCCGGCTTTTCCTTATTGATGAG GTGCACGTGGTGAAGGACCCTATGCGCGGAGCCACACTAGAGGTGGTGGTGAGCAGGATGAAGGCGGTCCATGCCTACCGTGCAGCAGAGAACCCTCAGGAGGATGTATCCATGAGATTTGTGGCCGTCTCCGCCACCATCCCCAATACCAAAGAT ATAGCAGACTGGCTGTGTGACGACAGAGACCCTGCTACTTGTCTGGAGATGGATGAGAGTCACAGACCGGTGAAATTGAGGAAAGTAGTGCTGGGTTTCCCCTGCAACAGCAACCAGACTGAGTTCAAGTTCGACCTGTCACTCAACTACAAGATGGCCAACATCATCCAGACCTACTCGGACCAGAAACCAACACTTGTT ttTTGTTCAACAAGGAAAGGAGTCCAGCAGTCGGCCACTGTTCTGGCCAAGGATGCCAGGTTCATCATGAGTATTGAGCACAAACAAAG GTTGGTGAATTATGCAAACTCTCTCCTGGACTCAAAACTCAGAG ACTTGGTGTCGTTTGGAGTTGGTTTCCACCACGCCGGAGTTGACGTGTCAGACAGGAAGCGAATCGAGGAGGCCTTCAACATGGGAGACCTGCCTGTGCTGT TTACAACTAGTACTCTGGCGATGGGGGTGAACCTGCCAGCCCATCTGGTGGTAATCAAGTCCACCACGCACTACATCGGGGGCGCCTGTGAGGAGTACAGCGAGGCCGACATGCTGCAGATGATTGGCCGAGCAGGCCGGCCACAG TTTGATACATCAGCGACCGCAGTGATCATGACCAAGACTCAAACCAAAGACAAGTACATGCAGTTCATGAATGGAGCGGAAATCATCGAAAGCAG CCTGCATACCCACCTGGTGGAGCACCTGAACGCTGAGATTGTCCTCCACACCATTTCAGACGTCAACATGGCCCTGGACTGGATCCGCTCCAGCTTCCTCTACATCCGAGCTCTGAAGAACCCCAGACACTATG GCTTTTCCACTGACTTGGACCGATGTGGAATCGAAGCCAAATTGCAAG AGCTCTGTCTGAAGAACTTGAATTCCCTGGCCTCCATTGGTCTGATCTCCATGGATGAGGATGTTAACATCAAAGCTACAG AGGCAGGCAGGCTGATGGCAAGGTACTGTGTTGCGTTTGACACCATGAAGCAGTTCAGCAAGGTGACAGGCACTGAGACCTTACCTGAGCTG ATAGAATTGATGGTGAAGGGCAGAGAGTTCACTGACGTGCAGCTGAGAGTGAACGAGAAGAGAACCCTGAACACGTTGAACAAGGACAAGAACAGGATCACTATCAG GTATCCCATGGAGGGAAAGATCAAAAACAAAGAGATGAAGGTGAACTG TTTGATTCAAGCCCAGTTTGGCTCCATTCCAATCCAAGAGTTTGGACTTGCACAGGACACAGGGAGAATCTTCAGAAATGGAGTCCGAATCAGCAGAT GCTTGGCAGAGTTCCTGAACCAGCGCTCCAAGACAGGCTTCTCTGCTCTACTCAACTCCCTGATACTGGCCAAGTGCTTCAGGGCCAAGCTGTGGGAGGACTCTCCTTACGTCTCAAAGCAGCTGGAGAAAATAG GGTTGTCTCTGTCGACGGCCATGGTGAACGCTGGGCTCACCACCTTCAACAAGATAGAGCAGACCAACGCCAGGGAACTGGAGCTG ATTGTCAACAGACATCCTCCGTTTGGAAACCAAATCAGAGACGCTGTCATGAATCTACCCAAGTATGAAGTTAGTTTGGAGCAG CTTCCAAGATACAACATCGCCACCGCAGAGATTGTCGTGACTGTGAATGTGAAAAACCACGAACAGCTACTGTCAAAGAGAACCACTCATGACCACCACTATGTCACAATGATCATCGGGGACTGTGACAACAACGTGGTCTTCCTGCAAAAACTCAC AGACTTGATGCTGTTGAAGTCGGGAAACTGGTCAAAGAAGATCGAAGTGGCGAAAGCCTTCAAAGGAGAGGAGATCAGCGTGAATCTAATCAGCTCAGAATACG TGGGGTTGGACATTCAGCAGAAGTTTAGTGCCTTCTACTCTGGACCAAAGAG TTCCAGGCAAAAGACAATGTAA